The sequence CCTCGCATCCGGAGAGAACCACCACCGCGCTGAGCACGATCACGGATGTTTTGAGCCGGCGCATCATGTTTCGGTATCCTCGATATGCGGAACCGGGCTGCGCTCGGGTCTGCTGTAAACGATCGTCATGGTTCTGGTCCGTTGATCGACGATCAATTGCGCGCGGCCTTTGCCCTGGAAGAAGGCTTCGCGCAGCGCGCCCATGGCGGGCAGGTTCTGCTGGACGAGTGTGATCAGGATCGGCGCGCCGGGCTTTTCGCCCTGGGCGATCACGCGGTAACCGGTCTCAAGCGCAACTTTGCCGACAAAATCCTCGACCGGCCCGGTGAAGGCGGAATGGACTACGGTCATCAACCGCGCGTCGGTCACATGAGCGGGGTTTTTCAGCGTGGTGGTGCCGGTCGCATAAGGCTCCAGCACGCCGTCGTAGAGTGCCGCATCAGCGATCTCGCGGTCCACAACAGAGGTTTCCGCCTCGATCAGCGCCGACAGGCCAGTCGACACCGGCGGCCTGGTGGCACCGCAGGCGACACAGCCAAGAAGGCTCAAGGAAACGATCATGGTCCGCGCCAGAATCATACAAACTCCCATCATGCGGGCCGCACCCCGTAATACATCAAGACATTCCCCCGTATATCGCTATATATAACGATATTAAATCCTGAACATGATTGCTTTGACAGGGAGGGTTTATGAACAGGGCGCAGATGGATGAATTCAGGCAAAAACTCGCTGAACTGGCCGCGCGCCAGGACACCAGCCATGCGCTACGGGCTTTCCTGCTGACGGCGGGTCAGCGAGACAGCGTCGATGTGATCAACGAGATCGAAACCCTTGCCGCTGTCATGAACAAGATAGCCGATATCGCTCCTGAATAGCGCATCTCAGGTTCTCAATAGCAACAAATGTTGTTTTTGCGGGTTTGTTGTCTTATGTTTCTGCCAAAGGAGTTTTCCCATGCCCAGGCTTTCCATCGACATCAGCACGCAGGAACATCAGCAACTCAAGGCGATTGCCGCCCTCAGCGGAAAAAGCATCAAGGCCTATGTGCTGGAACGCACCCTCGGGGATGCCGCCGACGCCTCGGAGCTGAGCGAATCGGAGGCGCTGGCGAGTTTGAACCGGTTGCTGTCCAGCAGAATAGCCGAGGCGAGGGCAGGCAAGGTCACTGCCCTGTCACCGCAAGAGATCGGCCAGGAAGCGCGGCGGCGGTTGTCACCGCGACAGATGGCCAAATACCGGCTCACCCACGGTGCCAGGGAAGACCTGATCGGTATCTGGCTCTACACGCATGAGACCTGGGGCGAGGCGTAGGCCGTAATCCTGATAGTCGCCTCCGGCGAAGGCGATGCGGGTGCCGTCGGGACAGTGGATTTCGGTCTTCTTGCGCCGCTCGGCGGAGAGGAAGTTGCGGCTGTCGACCACCGACGCGGTGAGGTTCCTGTGCGAGACCCGTGAGCCCGTCCTCGGCATCCAGATCGATCCGGTCTCTGTGTGGAAATGGGCGGCTGACACATCCCGCATCGCTTCATAGGCGTCGCGATGCTCGATGAGCTTCTGACCGCGCTCGATCTTGCGCTCCAGTTCCAGGCTTTTGACCTCCGAGCCGTCCTGACAGCGGACCAGGGCGCGCTGGTCGAATTCGTTCTCGTCGAGCTGGCGCTCCAGACTGGTAAGGCGGCGATGAAAGATGTTGGTGAGCGACCAGAGCATCTCTTGCAGACCTCTTCGAGCTGGGTGTCAGCGAGCAACATGTGGCTGGCCTCGACCATGGCGGTGATGGCGGTCTCAAGTTGATCCTCTTCGGGCAACCGCATCATCGGTGGGATCAACATCGTCGTCATCCTGATTGTCATTGGTTGCGACCGGCTCCGGAATGTCTTCGGGCCGTACCAGCCCGGTCTCAAGCCGCGGCTCGCCATCGTAGTTGATGGTCACGACACATCCGGCGATGGCGTATTGCTGCTCTGTATAGGCGACGTTTGCCTCCTGGATCGCCTCGATTTCATGGATGCGGTCCCAGATCCGCTCCTCTTCCGCCTGCAACGCCTCCGTCCACGTCTCCTCATCATAGTCGGCTTCCAGGACGTCATGGCGTGCTTGCAGATCGGCCAGCTCGGCTTCGAGCTTGGGATCGGGATCGAGCGGTTCGGGATAGACCCGGCCATAGGGGCGAAAGCTGTCATAATCCGTCTCAAGGTGCGCCTCCGCCCATTTCCAGGTCTTGGCCGCATCCGCTGCCAGTCCCTCCAGTTTCTCCTGGGCGAGACGTTCCAGCAGGTCGGGATCCTCCAGATGCATCGCATCGCGCTCGGCGAAGAGGTCTTCGATGACGGAGCCACCGGCGGCCTTGTAGGCATCGAGGCCGACGAAGTTCGCGAGCTTGGACGATCCGGAATAGGATTGTTCCGTAAGCTTGCTGCGGATCGAATGGGGCGAGGGCGCATAGTGCTGCTTGACGGCCTCCCAGACCTCGACCTGCCGGGCGTGATCATCCGTGAGCGTAAACGCCATTACGCAGTCGAGCGACATGTCGCCATCCCGAAAGATCTGCATCAGATCGGGCGAGACGCTTGCGAGCTTCAGGCGCCGCCGCACGAGATCGGTGGTGATCCCGAACCGGGCCGCGATTTCGTCTTCGGTGCGGCCTTTCTTGCGCAGGGCGGCGAAGGCTTCGAACTGGTCGGCCGCATGCATGGCAACGCGCACCATGTTCTCTGCGGTCGAGGTGTCTTCGGCCTGGTCCGGCTCCTCGATCGCGCAGGCAACCGCATGGCTTTGGGTGATCACCTTGTCGTCCGCCAGCTTGTTCAGCGCGGCAAGACGGCGCCCGCCGGCATGGACATGGAACTTCGCGCCGACCTTGTGCACGAGCAGGTTCTGCTTGAGTCCGGTCTCCTTGATGCTGGCATAGAGTTCGGCGTCTTCAGCCTCGCTTGCAGGCGTCTTGCGCACGTTTTTGGGACTCAGAACCAGCTTGTTGAGCGGGATCATCTGGAGGTCTTGTGGGGCGGCGCTGCCTGCCGGAACGGTGGTGCCCGCGCCCTTCTGGGATTTGCGCTGTGTCATCGGAGTGCTCCTGTTCGGAGCCGGACCGGGAGAGCCTCTCTCTCCCTTCAAAGCCCGGCAACCCGGGCTTTCCCTCCTCTTGCTCTTCGCCGACCTTGTCGCCCAACGACAGGGTCAGAAGGAACGGCGCCAATTGCGTCGTATTTATCTGCATGGGCAGAATTTGCTCACAGCCCTTCTGCGGCGTAGTCTCGCGAAGGACGGCTACGAGATGTTCGTATTGCTGAGTTGCCGACCAGAACGCATGCTGAGATTCCAATCAGAATTGCAGCGCCGCACCCAAATAAAATGCCCGCCCTTCGCCTGGTATGAACGCCGCCTGATCCGGCCGGGCCTGATCAACCACCAATGTCGACGCAGCATATGTCTCGTCGAACAGATTGGTTATTCCACCTTGCAGGACCGCCGTTTCGCTGAGGCGATATTCCGCCTGCAAATCGACCACGACATAGGGATCAGCATAAAGCGAGTTCATATTGTCGACCGGGGTTTTCCCCGGCACCCACCGCACACCGCCAAAGGCGGTCAGATCCGATGTCGCCTCCCAGGCGAAGGCGAGATTGATCAGGTTGCGGGGTGCGCCCGCCAGCCGGTTGTCGCCGCGGACCGGATCATTGTCGAACCGGAAGTCCTGCCAGGTCCAGGCCAGGCGGGCGCTGAGCGTGTCTGTCAGATATCCGCTGATGCCGGCCTCGATCCCGGTATGGGTCGTCTTGTCGGCGTTGATCGATCCGCGCGGCGATGCGGCGGCATCACGCAGTGACAGGATCTCGTTCTTCACCCGCGAATGATAAGCCGTCACGTCCCAGGCAAGGCCAGACGGTGCGCGCCCGCGCCAGCCGATTTCCAGGGTGTTTGCTTCCTGTGCGGCAAGAGCAGCCGTGGAAAATGCCGCTGCGCCGGAAGATGGCACCCCAGGGTTGGGCCGTCCCGGCCCGGAGAACGGCGTGCCGCCGGACGTGGCCAGCAGGTCGTCATGCGTGGGCGGCTCGAAACCGTGCGACAGGGCAATCCACGCGGTCTGGTTCTCGCGCGGCTTCCAACTGAGGGCGAGGCGCGGACTCCAGCCGGAATAATCCAGATCATAGCTGTTGGAAACTGTCGGAACGCTTCCATTGGGCAGTTGAACCGTCTGGTTCGCCGGGTTGAAGCCGACCGTCGGTCGAGTTGCAGCGGCCCAGAGATCATCGTTCCGGCGCGTTGCATGCGTATAGGACAGAGATGGCGACAGGACGACCGAACCACCAAGGGGCAGGTTCGCGCCCAGATAGGCCGAGACTGTTGTCGACTCGAGTTCGTTGGCACCGAACTGCGGCCCGCGACTGCCGCTGACATTGTGATAATAGTCGCGGTCCGCCTTTCCGAATGCGTAGTTGAGTGTTGCCTCGATCAACGGCTGTTCATTGACCGATCCTGGCCGAAACGCGTAGCGGGCGGTCAGGTTGGTATCCCAGCCGTCGGTCACACGTTCACCGGCCGAGATGGGAAAACGAAAGCTGTCATCGGTCTGCGCGGCGCTTATGCCGAGGTCGAACCGGTGATCGTCAAGATCGAAAGAGGTACGCGCCCCGGCGAGAAACTGCGTTGCTTCGCGGCGAGGCCGGTCGCGTGGCACGTTCGGGCCGGGATCTGCGATCATGCCGGGCCCCAT comes from Roseovarius sp. M141 and encodes:
- a CDS encoding DotD/TraH family lipoprotein (Members of this family include DotD of type IVB secretion systems and TraH of plasmid conjugative plasmid systems, both lipoproteins.), which encodes MIVSLSLLGCVACGATRPPVSTGLSALIEAETSVVDREIADAALYDGVLEPYATGTTTLKNPAHVTDARLMTVVHSAFTGPVEDFVGKVALETGYRVIAQGEKPGAPILITLVQQNLPAMGALREAFFQGKGRAQLIVDQRTRTMTIVYSRPERSPVPHIEDTET
- a CDS encoding ParB/RepB/Spo0J family partition protein — protein: MTQRKSQKGAGTTVPAGSAAPQDLQMIPLNKLVLSPKNVRKTPASEAEDAELYASIKETGLKQNLLVHKVGAKFHVHAGGRRLAALNKLADDKVITQSHAVACAIEEPDQAEDTSTAENMVRVAMHAADQFEAFAALRKKGRTEDEIAARFGITTDLVRRRLKLASVSPDLMQIFRDGDMSLDCVMAFTLTDDHARQVEVWEAVKQHYAPSPHSIRSKLTEQSYSGSSKLANFVGLDAYKAAGGSVIEDLFAERDAMHLEDPDLLERLAQEKLEGLAADAAKTWKWAEAHLETDYDSFRPYGRVYPEPLDPDPKLEAELADLQARHDVLEADYDEETWTEALQAEEERIWDRIHEIEAIQEANVAYTEQQYAIAGCVVTINYDGEPRLETGLVRPEDIPEPVATNDNQDDDDVDPTDDAVARRGST
- a CDS encoding TonB-dependent receptor gives rise to the protein MTYRPNMIRPIAAALLASGTVFSGATATAQSAQPGAGVVYDLGTIVLDAESKADRLRDQMAQSAGAAGVVGREDYGQIPNPTVADAVATQPGVVVQEFFGGNDQPRIQIRGSGLQQSPTERGLLVLKNGMPVNRADGSYIVGLAAPGNAEAIEVWRGAAANRLGATVLGGAVNFISPTASSDPGTRLRFSTGSFGRVGASGQTSVSGEKASALFQFELNRKDGFRDLNNSSRRDSVGVNVEIPHGDTAATQLFLSYTDLQFDVSGPLTKAGLARDPSAVHPGPTFMGPGMIADPGPNVPRDRPRREATQFLAGARTSFDLDDHRFDLGISAAQTDDSFRFPISAGERVTDGWDTNLTARYAFRPGSVNEQPLIEATLNYAFGKADRDYYHNVSGSRGPQFGANELESTTVSAYLGANLPLGGSVVLSPSLSYTHATRRNDDLWAAATRPTVGFNPANQTVQLPNGSVPTVSNSYDLDYSGWSPRLALSWKPRENQTAWIALSHGFEPPTHDDLLATSGGTPFSGPGRPNPGVPSSGAAAFSTAALAAQEANTLEIGWRGRAPSGLAWDVTAYHSRVKNEILSLRDAAASPRGSINADKTTHTGIEAGISGYLTDTLSARLAWTWQDFRFDNDPVRGDNRLAGAPRNLINLAFAWEATSDLTAFGGVRWVPGKTPVDNMNSLYADPYVVVDLQAEYRLSETAVLQGGITNLFDETYAASTLVVDQARPDQAAFIPGEGRAFYLGAALQF